One genomic window of Mercenaria mercenaria strain notata chromosome 2, MADL_Memer_1, whole genome shotgun sequence includes the following:
- the LOC123563053 gene encoding uncharacterized protein LOC123563053 isoform X1: MTNEISLRTNKSEYNSGEHIYGVVYLRINTPTRGRGVRIRFKGYEKFEYVDKTTFVNEHPVCYRDHRDYIIINEALLESDGPLSMCITYFPFKILLPIEIPGTFHAHDETDEKKWDAKVEYLLEAEVIGASRSLAVLTVVTILQPLPESCRYLGQPVACHTFHPARYLIFFKRNVHITARLHDHIHRTGENAKLRVIMTNNSSVIVQSIKIQLLRSITLLYRGEDKVTVDVEVKEKVGREQTVDMVRFPKGLDNIQIPLKDTNNRPVYPSVRGQHMKCEYEVLVTVFLSNGDTFDLNVPISVIVAEKNKQWGSWIQPGWVTNDAPNIQLIEDSVLRVPENILSSEAFSSLPGFQPL; encoded by the exons ATGACAAATGAGATCAGTTTACGTACAAACAAAAGCGAATATAACAGTGGAGAACACATTTATgg agTTGTATATTTGAGAATCAACACTCCGACACGAGGGAGAGGGGTTAGAATTCGATTTAAGGGCTACGAAAAAT TTGAATATGTGGACAAGACGACCTTCGTGAATGAACATCCTGTATGTTACAGAGATCACAGGGATTATATCATTATCAATGAAGCTCTTCTGGAGTCAGATG gGCCGCTGAGCATGTGTATAACATACTTCCCATTCAAAATCTTACTGCCTATTGAAATACCTG GTACATTTCATGCCCATGACGAGACAGATGAGAAAAAATGGGATGCTAAAGTGGAATATCTCCTTGAAGCCGAGGTCATTGGTGCCAGTAGATCATTAGCG GTGCTTACAGTAGTAACCATACTGCAGCCACTGCCAGAATCATGCCGATATTTAGGGCAACCTGTAGCCTGTCACACCTTTCATCCAGCCAGATACCTCATATTTTTTAAACGGAATGTCCATATTACAGCAAG aCTTCATGATCACATTCACAGAACAGGAGAAAATGCAAAACTCCGGGTAATAATGACAAACAACTCGAGTGTTATTGTACAGTCAATTAAAATACAG TTACTGCGCTCAATTACGCTCCTATATAGAGGTGAGGATAAAGTGACTGTCGATGTAGAAGTCAAAGAAAAGGTTGGACGAGAACAAACTGTTGATATGGTCAGATTTCCAAA GGGGTTGGACAATATCCAGATACCATTAAAAGATACCAACAATAGACCAGTTTATCCATCTGTGAGAGGTCAACATATGAAA TGTGAGTATGAAGTGCTGGTGACTGTATTCCTGAGCAACGGTGATACATTTGATCTCAATGTTCCTATATCTGTGATAGttgctgaaaaaaataaacag TGGGGTTCATGGATACAGCCGGGTTGGGTTACAAATGACGCACCAAATATACAACTCATTGAAGACAGTGTTCTAAGGGTACCTGAAAATATTCTTT CCAGCGAAGCATTTTCAAGTTTACCTGGTTTTCAGCCGTTATGA
- the LOC123563053 gene encoding uncharacterized protein LOC123563053 isoform X2 gives MTNEISLRTNKSEYNSGEHIYGVVYLRINTPTRGRGVRIRFKGYEKFEYVDKTTFVNEHPVCYRDHRDYIIINEALLESDGPLSMCITYFPFKILLPIEIPGTFHAHDETDEKKWDAKVEYLLEAEVIGASRSLATSQFVTVRQSLPRGIKASDNPAAIVVKYEYTRFLRTALIDVSTRLHDHIHRTGENAKLRVIMTNNSSVIVQSIKIQLLRSITLLYRGEDKVTVDVEVKEKVGREQTVDMVRFPKGLDNIQIPLKDTNNRPVYPSVRGQHMKCEYEVLVTVFLSNGDTFDLNVPISVIVAEKNKQWGSWIQPGWVTNDAPNIQLIEDSVLRVPENILSSEAFSSLPGFQPL, from the exons ATGACAAATGAGATCAGTTTACGTACAAACAAAAGCGAATATAACAGTGGAGAACACATTTATgg agTTGTATATTTGAGAATCAACACTCCGACACGAGGGAGAGGGGTTAGAATTCGATTTAAGGGCTACGAAAAAT TTGAATATGTGGACAAGACGACCTTCGTGAATGAACATCCTGTATGTTACAGAGATCACAGGGATTATATCATTATCAATGAAGCTCTTCTGGAGTCAGATG gGCCGCTGAGCATGTGTATAACATACTTCCCATTCAAAATCTTACTGCCTATTGAAATACCTG GTACATTTCATGCCCATGACGAGACAGATGAGAAAAAATGGGATGCTAAAGTGGAATATCTCCTTGAAGCCGAGGTCATTGGTGCCAGTAGATCATTAGCG ACTAGTCAGTTTGTTACGGTGAGACAGTCACTGCCAAGGGGCATAAAAGCCTCGGATAATCCAGCTGCGATTGTAGTTAAATATGAATACACACGTTTCCTGAGAACAGCCCTGATTGATGTCTCTACCAG aCTTCATGATCACATTCACAGAACAGGAGAAAATGCAAAACTCCGGGTAATAATGACAAACAACTCGAGTGTTATTGTACAGTCAATTAAAATACAG TTACTGCGCTCAATTACGCTCCTATATAGAGGTGAGGATAAAGTGACTGTCGATGTAGAAGTCAAAGAAAAGGTTGGACGAGAACAAACTGTTGATATGGTCAGATTTCCAAA GGGGTTGGACAATATCCAGATACCATTAAAAGATACCAACAATAGACCAGTTTATCCATCTGTGAGAGGTCAACATATGAAA TGTGAGTATGAAGTGCTGGTGACTGTATTCCTGAGCAACGGTGATACATTTGATCTCAATGTTCCTATATCTGTGATAGttgctgaaaaaaataaacag TGGGGTTCATGGATACAGCCGGGTTGGGTTACAAATGACGCACCAAATATACAACTCATTGAAGACAGTGTTCTAAGGGTACCTGAAAATATTCTTT CCAGCGAAGCATTTTCAAGTTTACCTGGTTTTCAGCCGTTATGA